A window of Palaemon carinicauda isolate YSFRI2023 chromosome 27, ASM3689809v2, whole genome shotgun sequence contains these coding sequences:
- the LOC137620853 gene encoding techylectin-5A-like, with translation MTTSSLEDTLHTDIFLSSAHALVPASNVSQSEGLNSRNCLELRQLGIDISDVYTIYPYDSAPEHPVEVFCDMKTDGGGWTIIQRRDDLQPREDFYRTLIEYELGFGNLRGEFWLGLNHIHALTDQTLNEIRFDLEDFEGESRYANYRTFYVHDKASEYLLEVNGYSGDAGNSFDYHNGQKFSTIDHDRDDWSGDCAVTYAGAWWYNNCHRCNLNGLYLSGAHESFADGIEWNAWHGLYYSLKRTEMKIRPAY, from the exons TTTTTGTCCTCTGCCCATGCTTTGGTTCCAGCGTCAAACGTCTCCCAGTCTGAAGGTTTGAATAGTCGGAACTGCCTCGAACTTCGGCAACTGGGAATTGATATCAGTGATGTCTACACAATCTACCCTTACGACAGCGCACCTGAGCATCCTGTAGAG GTATTCTGTGACATGAAAACAGATGGAGGCGGATGGACAATCATTCAGAGGAGGGATGACCTTCAACCTAGGGAAGACTTTTATCGAACTTTGATCGAATATGAGCTAGGCTTTGGAAACCTTCGAGGGGAGTTTTGGTTGGGTCTCAATCACATCCATGCCCTGACAGACCAAACGCTGAATGAAATACGATTTGACTTGGAGGACTTCGAGGGCGAAAGTCGATACGCCAATTACCGTACCTTCTACGTCCACGATAAAGCATCGGAATACCTATTGGAGGTCAATGGCTACTCGGGCGATGCTGGAAACTCATTTGATTATCATAATGGGCAGAAATTCTCGACTATAGACCACGATCGTGATGATTGGTCTGGTGATTGTGCTGTCAC ATATGCTGGAGCTTGGTGGTACAATAACTGTCATCGATGTAACCTGAACGGATTGTACCTCTCCGGTGCACACGAGTCTTTTGCTGACGGAATTGAATGGAATGCTTGGCATGGCCTATATTATTCCCTCAAGCGAACGGAAATGAAGATCAGGCCGGCTTATTAA